One genomic segment of Natrialbaceae archaeon AArc-T1-2 includes these proteins:
- a CDS encoding ABC transporter permease — translation MVDEDTDTTWRARWYGVVSMSLSRVREQATRVMPGRIASTVLAVALTIGLLLLVTGVAVALADDGITSETDADVRIAPADGGSLSALDGVESPRLGEASERSETIRSTDGVDHATPMLVETVALQTSDGESERVLAVGVVPDADASVATLPAASLEDGAEDEPSGPIVLSDAAADRLAVTSGDDLEVAETETNDASLSLAVTAVESGDGDVPVALVHLDDLQELSGADEGDLADGVLVWGENDRAVSAAESAYPDATIETDDEVTLAALFDDGLALATSLIALVVGVTVCSLFVATTAGLTVEEDRETLAVLAAVGFPVRSRLATVAVTTLSTTLGGAIVGIAVGFGGIVVVNALADAVMASGAVAHAHPLFAPYAVAVAVFSGLAALPYPLAIAARTDVLAEVGR, via the coding sequence ATGGTCGATGAGGACACCGATACGACGTGGCGTGCGCGCTGGTACGGGGTCGTGTCGATGTCACTGTCCCGGGTCCGAGAGCAGGCGACGCGGGTCATGCCCGGCCGGATCGCGTCGACGGTCCTCGCCGTCGCGTTGACGATCGGGCTCCTGTTGCTGGTTACGGGGGTCGCAGTCGCGCTCGCCGACGACGGAATCACGAGCGAGACAGACGCTGACGTCCGTATCGCCCCTGCAGACGGTGGCTCGCTGTCGGCACTCGACGGCGTCGAGAGCCCACGGCTGGGCGAGGCGAGCGAACGCAGCGAGACGATACGGTCGACAGACGGCGTCGATCACGCGACGCCGATGCTTGTCGAGACCGTCGCGTTGCAGACGTCGGATGGTGAGTCCGAGCGCGTTCTCGCCGTCGGCGTTGTGCCCGACGCGGACGCGTCCGTCGCGACCCTCCCGGCCGCTTCCCTCGAGGACGGCGCTGAAGACGAGCCGTCGGGACCGATCGTCCTCTCCGACGCCGCGGCGGATCGGCTCGCGGTCACGAGCGGGGACGACCTCGAGGTCGCGGAGACAGAGACCAACGACGCCTCGCTCTCGCTCGCCGTGACGGCGGTCGAATCCGGTGATGGCGACGTCCCAGTCGCACTCGTCCACCTCGACGACCTTCAGGAACTGTCCGGCGCCGACGAGGGCGACCTCGCCGACGGCGTCTTGGTGTGGGGCGAGAACGATCGGGCCGTCTCGGCCGCCGAGTCGGCCTATCCCGACGCGACGATCGAGACCGACGACGAGGTCACCCTGGCCGCACTCTTCGACGACGGGTTAGCACTCGCGACGAGCCTGATCGCGCTCGTCGTCGGCGTGACCGTCTGTTCGCTGTTCGTCGCGACGACCGCCGGACTGACAGTCGAAGAAGATCGGGAGACGCTCGCGGTCCTCGCGGCCGTCGGCTTTCCCGTCCGCAGTCGGCTCGCGACCGTCGCCGTCACGACGCTTTCGACGACACTCGGCGGAGCGATCGTCGGGATCGCGGTCGGGTTCGGCGGGATCGTCGTCGTCAACGCCCTCGCGGACGCGGTGATGGCGTCGGGTGCCGTTGCTCACGCACACCCGCTTTTTGCCCCCTACGCCGTCGCCGTCGCGGTCTTCTCCGGACTGGCGGCGCTTCCGTATCCCCTGGCGATCGCTGCACGAACGGACGTCCTCGCGGAGGTGGGACGGTGA
- a CDS encoding DEAD/DEAH box helicase, with protein MTDGDVAAFTYLGATVREALSDRGFSTPTAPQRLAIPPIAAGEDTLVIAPTGSGKTETAMLPVFDHVLESGPPEGFAALYVTPLRALNRDMRDRLEWWGETLELEVDVRHGDTTQYRRGKQAEDPPDILVTTPETLQAMLTGERLREGLVDVSHVVIDEVHELAAAKRGAQLAVALERLRDLAGPVQRIGLSATVGDPEEVGQFLTGGRPCAIREIDVGSDIDVTVREPEVREADEDLAGTLVTDPETASHVRFIRELVDEHESTLIFVNTRQTAEALGSRFTELDAPIAVHHGSLSKEARIEVEDRFKDGDLEALLCTSSMELGIDVGRVDHVVQYQSPRQVTRLLQRIGRAGHRMDEVSRGTIVTTRPDDTFEAIAIARRARAGEVEPAAIHEGSLDVVANQIPGIVQSQGDTAVTEAYETVSRAYPFRELEAATFREVLSELHRNRIVWFDEDEDRIGATGNTWQYVYANLSMIPDEETYDVEDVASGSPVGTLDERFVVNFASPGEVFVQRGEMWRIAEVDDDEGVVTVSPIEDPAGEVPSWTGQEIPVPYPVAQEVGEIRRVVASQFGAGSEASVARELASRYPADESTLESALSQLADHVETNAPMPTDDRLVLERQGRSVVLNAAFGHRANETLGRVLSSLLGQQSGSSVGLEVDPYRIELEVPTAIATSDVCDVLEGTDPDHVEAIVELGLKRSDALAFRLSQVAATFGARKRWQGSGRMSTERLLSALEGTPMYEEAIREVFHEDLDPERAQSVLASIRSGELEVVTTRGRTPVGRGGRSSGRELLAPENADASVIETVRERIRNDRVILLCTHCREWTSKTKVRRVSDQPECPRCESTRIAALNPWDEETVAAVQAEDRDEHQEELTEQAYRRASLVQSHGKRAVIALSARGVGPHNAARIINKLRENEDDFYRDILAREREYARTRSFWE; from the coding sequence ATGACCGACGGGGACGTCGCCGCGTTTACCTACCTCGGTGCGACGGTTCGTGAGGCGCTCTCCGATCGCGGCTTTTCGACGCCGACGGCACCCCAGCGGCTCGCGATTCCGCCGATCGCGGCCGGAGAGGATACGCTCGTGATCGCGCCAACGGGGAGTGGCAAGACCGAGACGGCAATGTTACCCGTCTTCGATCACGTCCTCGAGTCCGGTCCACCGGAGGGATTCGCCGCGCTGTACGTGACGCCGTTGCGGGCGTTGAACCGGGACATGCGCGACCGCCTCGAGTGGTGGGGCGAGACCCTGGAACTCGAGGTCGACGTGCGCCACGGTGATACGACCCAGTATCGACGGGGAAAGCAGGCCGAAGACCCGCCAGATATCCTGGTTACGACGCCCGAGACGCTGCAGGCGATGCTGACGGGAGAGCGATTACGCGAGGGGCTGGTGGACGTCTCACACGTCGTGATCGACGAGGTACACGAGCTCGCAGCCGCCAAGCGCGGAGCACAGCTTGCGGTCGCCCTCGAGCGACTCCGAGACCTCGCGGGGCCGGTCCAGCGGATCGGGCTCTCGGCGACCGTCGGCGACCCCGAGGAGGTGGGGCAGTTCCTGACCGGCGGCCGACCGTGTGCGATCCGGGAGATCGACGTCGGAAGCGACATCGACGTCACCGTCCGCGAACCCGAGGTGCGCGAGGCCGACGAGGATCTGGCGGGGACGCTGGTGACCGATCCCGAGACGGCGAGTCACGTTCGGTTCATCCGGGAGCTCGTCGACGAACACGAGTCGACATTGATATTCGTCAACACGCGACAGACGGCCGAGGCACTCGGCTCGCGGTTCACGGAACTCGACGCGCCGATCGCCGTCCACCACGGGTCACTCTCGAAGGAGGCTCGAATCGAAGTCGAAGACCGATTCAAGGACGGCGACCTCGAGGCCTTGCTCTGTACCTCCTCGATGGAACTCGGGATCGACGTCGGGCGGGTCGATCACGTAGTTCAGTACCAGAGTCCGCGCCAGGTCACGCGACTCCTCCAGCGGATCGGGCGGGCGGGCCATCGCATGGACGAGGTCTCTCGAGGGACGATCGTCACGACCCGGCCGGACGACACCTTCGAGGCGATCGCGATCGCCAGACGTGCCCGCGCGGGAGAGGTCGAGCCGGCGGCGATCCACGAGGGCAGTCTCGACGTCGTGGCGAACCAGATCCCGGGGATCGTCCAGAGCCAGGGGGATACGGCCGTCACCGAGGCCTACGAGACCGTCTCGCGGGCGTACCCGTTCCGGGAGCTCGAGGCGGCGACGTTTCGCGAGGTGCTCTCGGAGCTTCACCGCAACCGGATCGTCTGGTTCGACGAGGACGAGGACCGGATCGGGGCCACGGGCAACACCTGGCAGTACGTCTACGCGAACCTCTCGATGATTCCCGACGAGGAGACCTACGACGTCGAGGACGTCGCGTCCGGGAGCCCGGTTGGCACGCTAGACGAGCGGTTCGTCGTCAACTTCGCCTCGCCCGGCGAGGTGTTCGTCCAGCGCGGGGAGATGTGGCGAATCGCCGAGGTCGACGACGACGAGGGCGTCGTCACGGTGAGTCCGATCGAAGATCCCGCGGGCGAGGTCCCGTCCTGGACCGGCCAGGAGATTCCCGTTCCCTACCCCGTCGCCCAGGAGGTCGGCGAGATCCGGAGGGTGGTCGCGTCCCAGTTCGGCGCGGGCAGCGAGGCGTCCGTCGCCCGCGAGCTCGCGAGCCGGTACCCGGCCGACGAGTCCACTCTCGAGTCCGCCCTCTCACAGCTCGCCGATCACGTCGAGACCAACGCGCCGATGCCGACGGACGACCGGCTCGTCCTCGAGCGCCAGGGTCGGTCGGTCGTCCTCAACGCCGCGTTCGGTCATCGGGCAAACGAGACGCTCGGTCGGGTGCTGTCGTCGCTGCTCGGCCAGCAGTCGGGTTCGTCGGTGGGGCTCGAGGTCGACCCCTACCGGATCGAACTCGAGGTGCCGACGGCGATCGCGACGAGCGACGTGTGTGACGTCCTCGAGGGGACCGATCCGGATCACGTGGAGGCGATCGTCGAACTGGGACTGAAACGTTCCGACGCGCTCGCGTTTCGGCTCTCGCAGGTCGCGGCGACGTTCGGTGCACGCAAGCGCTGGCAGGGGTCAGGTCGGATGTCGACCGAACGGTTGCTCTCCGCCCTCGAGGGGACGCCGATGTACGAGGAGGCGATCCGGGAGGTGTTTCACGAGGATCTCGACCCCGAGCGGGCGCAGTCGGTTCTCGCTTCGATCCGATCCGGCGAGCTCGAGGTCGTCACGACGCGGGGTCGGACGCCGGTCGGGCGCGGCGGCCGGTCGTCGGGCAGGGAGTTGCTCGCGCCGGAGAACGCCGACGCGAGCGTTATCGAGACGGTTCGCGAGCGGATTCGAAACGATCGCGTGATCCTGCTCTGTACGCACTGCCGGGAGTGGACGTCGAAGACGAAAGTCCGGCGGGTTTCCGACCAGCCCGAGTGTCCACGCTGTGAGTCGACCCGGATCGCGGCGTTGAACCCCTGGGACGAGGAGACGGTCGCGGCGGTCCAGGCCGAAGACAGAGACGAGCACCAGGAGGAGCTAACCGAGCAGGCATACCGGCGGGCGAGTCTCGTCCAGAGCCACGGGAAACGGGCCGTCATCGCGCTGTCGGCTCGCGGCGTCGGTCCACACAACGCGGCACGGATCATCAACAAGCTCCGGGAGAACGAGGACGACTTCTACCGGGACATCCTGGCCAGGGAACGCGAGTACGCCCGCACGCGGTCGTTCTGGGAGTGA
- a CDS encoding 4Fe-4S ferredoxin N-terminal domain-containing protein: MSADDESFHPLGEDWEAEMEERLEESEYDAELGIEMAKDAQRMVAGEITEAEFYDRYHDDVVEEFGVDDRPMAERVEAERDEEDDDGSLFGSISNVGGGSEMPRREMMQKMGAAGAFLGLGAWATKENVDPTDDPASVAAAQEDDDGEDLQWGMVIDLDRCDGCLECVRGCQEENDWDEGTNWMYVFTYEEPYEEGHGLGNFLVRPCQHCGDAPCEQVCPVEARHTRTSDGLVLTDYDICIGCRYCQVACPYGVNYFGWEEPELPIEEQDPDSRYAEYPEEGRERHVDHVNPKGTMGKCTMCPTRQDDPDQRGTVACMDACDDAGMSAIHFGNLNDPESRPRQYLEAQEYARSQQDTTLTEEDEEAHENVDDDEEWWDPDFPDNEKLKAFRLLEHMGTEPNVIYLGNEPSEEAEQVEGPVSYEAVGTVDNRKEVLDEGTFFGGAD, translated from the coding sequence ATGAGCGCTGACGACGAATCGTTCCATCCGCTCGGCGAAGATTGGGAGGCCGAGATGGAAGAACGACTCGAGGAGTCCGAGTACGACGCGGAACTCGGCATCGAGATGGCCAAAGACGCCCAGCGGATGGTCGCTGGTGAGATAACGGAAGCCGAATTCTACGATCGGTACCACGACGACGTCGTCGAAGAGTTCGGCGTCGACGACCGCCCCATGGCCGAACGCGTCGAGGCTGAACGCGACGAGGAAGACGACGACGGCTCCCTCTTCGGTTCGATCTCGAACGTCGGCGGCGGCAGCGAGATGCCGCGGCGCGAGATGATGCAGAAGATGGGTGCCGCAGGGGCGTTTCTCGGACTCGGTGCGTGGGCGACGAAAGAGAACGTCGACCCAACGGACGACCCTGCGTCGGTCGCTGCAGCCCAGGAAGACGACGATGGAGAGGACCTCCAGTGGGGGATGGTCATCGATCTCGATCGATGTGACGGCTGTCTCGAGTGCGTCCGTGGCTGCCAGGAAGAAAACGACTGGGACGAAGGCACCAACTGGATGTACGTCTTCACCTACGAAGAGCCCTACGAGGAGGGCCACGGGCTCGGCAACTTCCTCGTCCGTCCGTGCCAGCACTGTGGGGACGCGCCGTGTGAACAGGTGTGTCCGGTCGAAGCGCGCCATACCCGCACATCGGACGGGCTCGTGCTCACGGACTACGACATCTGTATCGGCTGTCGGTACTGCCAGGTCGCCTGTCCGTACGGCGTCAACTACTTCGGCTGGGAGGAGCCCGAGCTGCCGATCGAAGAGCAAGACCCCGACAGTCGATACGCCGAGTATCCGGAGGAAGGTCGCGAACGCCACGTCGACCACGTCAATCCGAAGGGGACGATGGGCAAGTGTACGATGTGTCCGACCCGCCAGGACGACCCGGACCAGCGCGGCACCGTCGCCTGCATGGACGCCTGTGACGACGCCGGCATGAGCGCGATCCACTTCGGCAACCTCAACGACCCCGAGAGTCGCCCCCGGCAGTACCTCGAGGCACAGGAGTACGCCCGTTCCCAGCAGGACACCACGCTCACCGAGGAGGACGAGGAGGCACACGAGAACGTCGACGACGACGAGGAGTGGTGGGATCCGGACTTCCCGGACAACGAGAAGCTCAAGGCGTTCCGTCTGCTCGAGCACATGGGTACGGAACCGAACGTCATCTACCTGGGTAACGAGCCCAGCGAGGAGGCCGAACAGGTCGAGGGCCCGGTCAGCTACGAGGCGGTCGGCACGGTCGACAATCGCAAAGAAGTCCTTGACGAGGGGACGTTCTTCGGAGGTGCTGACTGA
- a CDS encoding Mrp/NBP35 family ATP-binding protein has translation MTVTERELEARLAEIEDPALDADIVSVGLVNDVSIDDGTATVSLAFNTPYAPAEIEIGNRIREAVTDAGLEPDLTAQISDEHGFDQEVLPGVRNVIAVASGKGGVGKTTVAANLAAGLEDMGARVGILDADVHGPNVPRILSIEDENPAVTHGDDLVPPEADGVRVISMGFLTRNQDDPAIMRGPMVNKVMMNFLEGVEWGFLDYLIVDLPPGTGDAALNLLQSMPVTGAVVVTTPQQMAVDDTRKGVRMFQEHNAAVLGVVENMSTFQCPSCGDEHGLFGRDGATGISEDYDVPLLGRLPLHPGFGAEGAEVPPAKDEDNPVRDHVLELVETITNRTSEINRRTVAEHVGYLADEGDDTASDEDAIDGPTSAGRE, from the coding sequence ATGACCGTAACCGAACGCGAACTCGAAGCGCGGCTCGCCGAGATCGAGGATCCGGCCCTCGACGCCGATATCGTCTCGGTCGGGCTTGTCAACGACGTCTCGATCGACGACGGGACGGCGACCGTCTCGCTCGCTTTCAACACACCGTATGCCCCCGCCGAGATCGAGATCGGTAATCGAATTCGCGAGGCCGTCACCGACGCCGGCCTCGAGCCCGATCTCACCGCCCAGATCAGCGACGAGCACGGCTTCGACCAGGAGGTCCTCCCGGGCGTCCGCAACGTCATCGCCGTCGCAAGCGGGAAAGGCGGCGTCGGCAAGACGACCGTCGCCGCAAATCTCGCGGCCGGACTCGAGGACATGGGTGCCCGCGTCGGCATCCTCGACGCCGACGTCCACGGGCCGAACGTCCCACGGATCCTCTCGATCGAGGACGAAAACCCTGCCGTCACCCACGGCGACGACCTCGTCCCGCCGGAGGCCGACGGCGTCCGCGTGATAAGCATGGGATTTCTCACCCGCAATCAGGACGATCCCGCGATCATGCGCGGGCCGATGGTCAACAAGGTAATGATGAACTTCCTCGAAGGCGTCGAGTGGGGGTTTCTGGACTACCTGATCGTCGATCTTCCGCCGGGAACTGGTGACGCCGCGCTCAATCTCCTGCAGTCGATGCCCGTCACGGGTGCCGTCGTCGTCACGACGCCCCAGCAGATGGCCGTCGACGACACCCGCAAGGGCGTGCGAATGTTCCAGGAACACAACGCCGCTGTCCTCGGCGTCGTCGAGAACATGAGTACGTTTCAGTGTCCGAGCTGTGGCGACGAACACGGCCTGTTCGGTCGCGACGGTGCGACCGGCATCAGCGAGGACTACGACGTTCCACTGCTCGGTCGACTTCCGCTCCATCCCGGCTTCGGTGCCGAAGGCGCGGAGGTTCCGCCCGCGAAGGACGAGGACAATCCCGTTCGGGATCACGTCCTCGAACTCGTCGAGACGATCACGAACCGCACCAGCGAGATCAATCGACGGACCGTTGCCGAACACGTCGGTTACCTCGCCGACGAAGGAGACGACACAGCCAGTGACGAAGATGCGATCGACGGACCGACGTCTGCCGGACGAGAGTAA
- a CDS encoding protein sorting system archaetidylserine decarboxylase → MKFAPGMWRYAVPPLVVAPFALIYSVAAGVVALAVGAFVLAFFRDPERTPPPTGVVSPADGTVSVLRTEGERVRLGVFMNVWHVHVVRAPFDGVVTDVEHVPGANRPAFSKESDRNERVHVRFEPPGSDGHEDATRDERGGGGLENDDREVTLIAGAFARRISPYVESGDEVERGERIGHIAFGSRVDVRFPPDIDREDVAVEPGESVRAGETVVLESGTDRTKRL, encoded by the coding sequence ATGAAGTTCGCGCCCGGGATGTGGCGGTACGCCGTTCCTCCGTTGGTCGTCGCGCCGTTCGCGCTGATTTACAGCGTCGCCGCCGGAGTTGTTGCGCTCGCGGTCGGGGCGTTCGTGCTGGCGTTCTTTCGCGACCCAGAGCGAACGCCGCCGCCGACCGGCGTCGTCTCGCCGGCCGATGGCACGGTTTCGGTCCTTCGGACGGAAGGCGAGCGAGTCCGACTCGGGGTGTTCATGAACGTCTGGCACGTCCACGTCGTCCGGGCTCCGTTCGACGGCGTCGTCACGGACGTCGAGCACGTCCCCGGCGCGAACCGGCCGGCGTTCTCAAAGGAGTCGGACCGCAACGAGCGCGTTCACGTTCGATTCGAGCCGCCGGGATCCGACGGCCACGAGGACGCGACACGCGACGAGCGCGGCGGTGGCGGTCTCGAGAACGACGACCGCGAGGTCACGCTGATCGCCGGCGCGTTTGCCCGTCGCATCTCCCCCTACGTGGAGTCGGGCGACGAGGTCGAACGCGGCGAGCGGATCGGACACATCGCGTTCGGCAGTCGCGTCGATGTCCGCTTTCCCCCCGACATCGATCGCGAGGACGTCGCCGTCGAACCGGGCGAGTCAGTGCGGGCAGGCGAGACAGTCGTTCTCGAGTCCGGCACGGACCGTACGAAACGACTTTGA
- the nrfD gene encoding NrfD/PsrC family molybdoenzyme membrane anchor subunit: MSTKKPTADDILRPIKHTSKRYYALFILAAAAFGAFSVGWGIQLSEGMVVTGLSDWGSGGGVTWGLYIGAFIWWVGIAHGGIILSAAVRLLGMDRYMPVARLAEMLTLAGLSAAGLYIVVHVGRPDRIVTSVIPAYLTTVQTSPLVWDMTVITLYFVMTATYLFLTLRYDVTRLRDQLPNHFEPIYKIITIGYTKKEDEIIERMVWWLAAAIIILAPLLLHGGVIPWLFALLPSMPGWFSAVQGPQFLTIALTSAISGVIIASYAFRRSYGWEHIITDDIFRGLTLWLGFFSLLFIWLQLQQVISGTFHPTTDHAQVTEAMIMHPVYQFAIVTVFIVLVYTFVQGIRPSVFSIRRSLVAAVGVLTATLWEKILFVVEGLMYPTFDLYTAVPGEYFPSLIEMVSVLGTIGLVTLIFMIFAKIVPVVELHAIEHLQEHEDEHAHETEVTAE, from the coding sequence ATGAGCACGAAAAAGCCGACTGCGGACGACATCCTCCGACCGATCAAACATACCTCCAAACGATACTACGCGCTGTTTATCCTCGCAGCCGCGGCGTTCGGTGCCTTCTCGGTCGGCTGGGGTATCCAGCTGAGCGAAGGGATGGTCGTCACCGGCCTCTCCGACTGGGGCTCCGGTGGCGGTGTCACCTGGGGGCTGTACATCGGTGCGTTCATCTGGTGGGTCGGAATCGCCCACGGCGGAATCATCCTCTCGGCGGCAGTCCGACTGCTGGGGATGGATCGGTACATGCCCGTCGCCCGGCTCGCAGAGATGCTGACGCTTGCTGGCCTGTCGGCTGCCGGGCTGTACATCGTCGTCCACGTCGGTCGGCCCGACCGGATCGTCACGAGCGTCATTCCGGCGTACCTGACGACGGTCCAGACCTCGCCGCTGGTGTGGGACATGACCGTCATCACGCTGTATTTCGTGATGACCGCAACCTATCTGTTCCTCACGCTCCGGTACGACGTCACCCGGCTGCGTGACCAGCTCCCGAACCACTTCGAGCCGATCTACAAGATCATCACGATCGGCTACACCAAGAAAGAAGACGAGATCATCGAGCGGATGGTCTGGTGGCTCGCGGCGGCGATCATCATCCTCGCGCCGCTTTTGCTCCACGGCGGCGTCATTCCGTGGCTGTTCGCGCTGCTCCCGTCGATGCCCGGTTGGTTCAGCGCCGTCCAGGGCCCACAGTTCCTGACGATTGCGCTCACGTCGGCGATCAGCGGCGTAATCATCGCCTCCTACGCGTTCCGTCGCTCCTACGGCTGGGAACACATCATCACTGACGACATCTTCCGTGGCCTGACTCTGTGGCTCGGGTTCTTCTCGCTGCTTTTCATCTGGCTGCAGCTCCAGCAGGTGATCAGCGGGACCTTCCACCCGACCACCGACCACGCACAGGTGACCGAGGCCATGATCATGCATCCAGTCTACCAGTTCGCGATCGTGACGGTCTTCATCGTGCTGGTGTACACCTTCGTGCAGGGAATCCGACCGTCGGTCTTTAGCATCCGGCGGAGCCTTGTCGCCGCCGTCGGTGTGCTCACCGCGACGCTCTGGGAGAAGATCCTGTTCGTCGTCGAGGGACTGATGTACCCGACCTTCGACCTCTACACCGCCGTCCCCGGTGAGTACTTCCCGAGTCTCATCGAGATGGTCTCGGTGCTCGGAACGATCGGGCTCGTCACGCTGATCTTCATGATCTTCGCGAAGATCGTTCCCGTCGTCGAACTGCACGCGATCGAACACCTGCAGGAACACGAGGATGAACACGCCCACGAAACGGAGGTGACCGCTGAATGA
- a CDS encoding ABC transporter permease has translation MTAIARASAVVGLAFAQLRRAPGRTILAVTAVALAVLSVTLLASLGIGVFETGQESLDEVDRDVWITSDPLDPSPGGTENAIVDAHGVAAEASHHESVSHAAPVAVYDTYVGTETDDLERFSAVGVPETHDGFDFDAGSGFDVEEHHYVDDDAPAEIVLDPEIAAELDVSVGDTVYVGASREGGVQEFTVVGISSHYSQYLGSPAMTVPIAELQSVAGTRGTDRASFVTVDVEPGADRDAVRDDLAADHPAYDVRTSDEQLLSLIQDRMLVVASGVALVSLAVVGGIVLTVNLFLLVAYGQRDELAALRAIGLSRPVLAGTIGAQGFVIGLLGGVVALAVTPPATTGLNRLAASLVGFDSLLSTPPAVYAVGLTIALGVGTIAALAAGWRAGRFARIDRLEG, from the coding sequence GTGACGGCGATCGCTCGAGCGAGCGCTGTCGTCGGTCTCGCGTTCGCCCAACTCCGGCGAGCACCCGGTCGGACGATACTGGCCGTGACGGCCGTCGCACTCGCCGTCCTCTCCGTGACGTTGCTCGCCAGTCTCGGGATCGGCGTCTTCGAGACCGGCCAGGAGAGTTTAGACGAGGTCGACCGCGACGTCTGGATCACGAGCGATCCGCTCGACCCCTCGCCGGGCGGCACCGAGAACGCGATCGTCGACGCCCACGGCGTCGCAGCCGAGGCTTCCCACCACGAGTCCGTCTCCCACGCCGCCCCCGTCGCGGTCTACGACACCTACGTCGGGACCGAGACCGACGACCTCGAGCGGTTCAGCGCCGTCGGCGTCCCCGAGACCCACGACGGCTTCGACTTCGACGCCGGCTCCGGGTTCGACGTCGAGGAACACCACTACGTCGACGACGACGCGCCGGCTGAGATCGTGCTCGATCCGGAGATCGCCGCCGAACTCGACGTCTCGGTCGGCGACACGGTCTACGTCGGAGCCAGCAGAGAAGGCGGCGTTCAGGAGTTCACCGTCGTGGGGATCTCATCGCACTACTCGCAGTATCTCGGCAGCCCCGCGATGACGGTCCCGATTGCGGAACTGCAGTCGGTCGCCGGGACGCGAGGCACCGATCGCGCGTCGTTCGTCACGGTCGACGTCGAACCTGGTGCCGATCGCGACGCCGTTCGAGACGACCTCGCCGCGGACCATCCGGCCTACGACGTGCGTACGAGCGACGAACAACTCCTGTCGCTGATACAGGACCGGATGCTCGTCGTCGCAAGCGGCGTGGCGCTCGTCTCACTCGCCGTCGTCGGCGGGATCGTCCTCACGGTGAACCTGTTTCTGCTCGTCGCCTACGGGCAACGCGACGAACTCGCAGCGTTACGAGCGATCGGGCTCTCGCGGCCGGTGCTCGCGGGGACGATCGGTGCCCAGGGGTTCGTCATCGGCCTGCTGGGCGGCGTCGTCGCGCTGGCTGTGACCCCGCCTGCGACGACGGGGTTGAACCGCCTCGCCGCGTCGCTCGTCGGCTTTGACTCCCTGTTGTCGACTCCACCTGCGGTGTACGCCGTCGGTCTCACCATCGCACTCGGCGTGGGAACGATCGCTGCACTCGCCGCCGGCTGGCGAGCCGGCCGGTTCGCTCGCATCGATCGACTCGAGGGATGA
- a CDS encoding ABC transporter ATP-binding protein — MIHRSLQAMFAIGRGDAADSEPAAARTGPSTAVRLEDVHHEYASSGRFRSSRDRSVTALRDVTLAVEEGEVVGLAGPSGSGKSTILHAVAGLVVPTAGTVSVLGTDLTALSDRERVRTRRRHVGIVFQRFHLLPALSARANVALPLVQAGLPRSRRRERATALLEEVGLGDRVTHLPGELSGGEQQRVAIARALATDPDVIVADEPTGELDTTTGANVLELLTDVGGGRTVLVASHDEATLSVADRVIRLRDGTVVSDGR; from the coding sequence ATGATCCATCGCTCACTGCAGGCCATGTTCGCTATCGGACGCGGCGACGCCGCCGATAGCGAACCGGCGGCTGCCAGGACCGGCCCATCGACCGCCGTTCGCCTCGAGGACGTCCACCACGAGTACGCGAGCAGCGGGCGATTTCGCTCGAGCCGTGACCGGTCCGTGACTGCGCTTCGAGACGTCACGCTCGCCGTCGAGGAGGGCGAGGTCGTCGGCCTCGCGGGACCGAGTGGGAGCGGCAAGTCGACGATCCTGCACGCGGTCGCCGGGCTCGTCGTGCCGACCGCGGGCACCGTCTCCGTGCTCGGCACCGACCTGACGGCGCTGTCGGATCGCGAGCGGGTCCGAACGCGACGTCGTCACGTCGGCATCGTCTTCCAGCGGTTTCACCTTCTGCCCGCGCTGTCTGCCCGGGCGAACGTCGCGTTACCGCTCGTCCAGGCAGGCCTCCCGCGGTCGCGACGGCGCGAGCGAGCGACGGCGCTACTCGAGGAGGTCGGACTCGGCGACCGCGTGACGCACCTGCCGGGCGAGTTAAGCGGCGGCGAACAACAGCGGGTCGCCATCGCCCGCGCGCTCGCGACCGATCCCGACGTCATCGTCGCCGACGAACCGACCGGCGAACTCGACACGACGACGGGTGCGAACGTCCTCGAGTTGTTGACCGACGTCGGCGGCGGTCGGACGGTCCTCGTCGCGTCCCACGACGAGGCCACGCTGTCGGTCGCCGACCGGGTGATCAGACTCCGCGACGGAACGGTGGTGTCGGATGGTCGATGA